The stretch of DNA GCTGAGGTAGTGCGCCGTTCCGTCCAGAAAATAATAGCCCGCGAACTGCGCCCGGGTATCGTCGTTATTGCGCTCTGGTGCCTGCAATAAATCGGTCTGTTTGAACGCCAGCTCCCCGCGCAGATACCAGACGCGGTTAAACAAACGGGACGCCTCCAGGGCGATCTGCCGGTTCTCCAGCAGGCGCTCGCCGCCCAAATAGGCAATGCTGCCATCGAGGCGTGTGGTCCAACGCACCGCCCCCAACCGCTGGCTCAGGTTGCCGTAACCATAGTGAAGATCCAGGTCATAATCCGGGTGCTGGTCGAAGCGTCGCTGCTCCATAAAATATCCGGCACCGATCTCGCGCCCGCCGCCCAGCCCCTGTTCCAGGTCAAGGTCCACCGAGCCGACCCAGGCCGAACCCGACTCCCGGGACACCGAATCCAACTCCTCGACCACCAGGTTGTCTTCGTGGCGTGCACCGGCCGACACCGACAGATCCACTGCGTCCCGCAGGGTATTCCACGGGGACTCCTCGGCGAGGGTCGCCGAAGCGGCAAAGCCCAGCAGGCACGAAGCCATGACATTGAGTCCAGTGGCACCGAGCCAACCGGACCGGGGACGCCATGCGGCGGCCGTCACAGCCCTCATTGCCCCGCCCGGCGCAAGCGGGCCGCCTCTTCCGCCTCGGTCAAAGGCTCACCGGCCTGCAGCCCCGCAAGTACTGCCGCCACGGTATCCGTGGGTCCGGCCGCGGGCCGATAGCCCTCCGGCACGGCGTGGGTTTCAGACACCAGGGTTTGCCACTCTTCCCCGTCGACCCGACAGGCCAGCCCCGACAACGTATCGGCGCCCACTCGCCCGGCGTACTCGCGGCACCATCGGCCCTCGGCGGTCTCGTAGCTGGCCAGCGGCATTACCTGCCAGCCGCGATCAGCGTCCGTTCGGCGCTCACCGCTCGGGGTCTGCTCCAGGGTCTGATAAACAAACCGCTGCATGGCCTCGGCATCCGGTTCTGGGCTTGTCGCCCAGAACAGAACCGCGCTCAGCGCCACGACCACCGACGCGGCCATGGCCCAGTGAGACGGCGCCACCCCCAGACGCCCCGGGAACCGAAGCAGGCGTCCCCGGGCGGGGGACTTCGCCGTAGCGGCACGGGTCAGCCGCTCTGGAACCGGCTCGTTCAGAACACCGTCCAGGCTGGTTTTGATCCGATCATCCAAGGCGCGCAAACGCGCGAGCGCTGCGCGCGCTTCGGCACTGTCCGCCAGCAGCGCTTCGGCCCGGGCCGTGCCTTCCGGTCCGGCCTCACCGTCGGAATAGGCCATAATCAGTTGAAAATCGGCGTCGTTCATTGTGCTGTCCTGTTTTGTGGTTGAGCTCAAGGCTGCCTTGTGGTTCGGCTCAAGGCTGCTTATGGCTCAAGGCTGCTCGTTTGCCTGCTCCGTGGGAGCCAGAAGCTCCTGCACTCGCAGGCGGGCGCGCGCCAAACGGCTCATGACCGTGCCCTGTGGAATCCCCAGTTGCTCCGCCACCTCCCGATAGGAGTGGCCTTCAACGACCACCAGCAGCATCACCGCCCTCTGCTCCTCGGGCAACTGCTCCAGGGCTTTCAGGGTGTGCCTGAGCAGGTCTTCGTTCTCAGCCCGGTCGGCACTTTGGGCATCTTCCAAGTCCGGCATAGCGTTCTCCGGCACGCTGACCGGTGAGCGTTTTGCACGGCGCAGGTGATCAATCCGCTGGGTCTGGATGATCCGGTACAGCCAGGAGTCCAGTCGGGTGTCCGGCTGCCACTGATCCTGTTTGACCAACGCCTTTTCGCAGGCGGCCTGTACAAGGTCATCCGCCTCGTCCCGACTGGCCGTCAAGCCCAGGGCAAACCGCCTCAGGCGCGGCAACAGCGCTACCAGCTGCGAACGAAAATCCAGTGTCATTCAGGCCTCATATTCCAGACAACGTACCGGGGCGGGTTTTATTCCCCTTTGGCGTAGAATAAAAACTGTGACGCCAAATAGCCAGACAAACAAAAAAGCCACCGGACGGTGGCTTTGAGCGCTGGTATCGAGCCGACACCGGCGGCGGTCAAGGCGATTGAGCGGCACCGCTTTCCGCCACTTGCTGCCCGCTCAAGCGTTCGGCGGTTTCCTGTTCGTAGCGCAACGCCGCCTGAGCCACGGTACTGGCGGTGCCGTTTTCGATCCACCGACGGATCCGACCGGCATCGCCCAAGGGCGTGCGGGTACCGAAAGAGTTCAGAAGAACCACCGCGGTCGGTTCGCCATTCATTTCCGTCACCATGACCAGACAGCGCCCGGCCGCCGTCAGGTAACCGGTTTTGGTCAGATCCACATCCCACCGACCACTGTGCACCAGCGGATTCGTGTTACCAAAGTGCAGGGTGTAGCCCGGCTTGCGAAAGCGCACACTGTGGCGCCCATCGGCACTGAGCTCTCGAAGGGTTTCATTTCCGTAGGCGGCCTGCGCGAGCTTCAGCAGATCGCCGGCACTGGAGACGTTGTCATCCGACAGGCCCGAGGAGTCGACAAAGCGGGTGCGGGTCATGCCAAGGGAGCGGGCCTTCTCGTTCATCGCCTCAATGAAGGCGTCATAGCCCTCGGGGTGATGGCGGGCCAACAGATAGGCGGCATAGTTTTCCGAGGACATCAGGGCAATACGCAACAGATCGCCGCGCTGGGCTTCAGATCCGGGACGCAGGCGGGAGAAGGCGTTGGCCGCCGGTGGAAAATGACGCTCCTCGACCGTCAACCACTCATTCAGAGACGCGCCGGATTCCAGGACCACCAGCCCGGTCATCAGCTTTGTGACCGATGCGATGGGCATGCTCCAGTCGGCACGTTTGGTGTAGAACGGGGTTTCAGCACCAATAGGAGCCACCGCCGCACTGACCGAGGCCAGCCTCAGCCTCTCGGGGTCCGGGGTTTCCTCGGCCAGGACCACCGGGGCCAAGAGCAGGGCCAGCAATGCCCCACAGGGCAGGAAACGTGCGATTGACGACGATCTGACTTTATTGAATAGGGTCATGAATCGGAAGGTTCTCTTATCGTGGGTTCTCGTAACCGGGTTTTATATTAAGGTATTCTAACGTAAGTTTGACCATCGCGCTGATCGCTCAATTCCAGAATGGAGGTTCCATGCCACGCCAGAAAGTCGAATTTACCAACGCCGAGGGCCATACCCTGGCCGGCGCTCTGGAACTGCCCGACAGCGGCACCCCCAAGGCCTTCGCCCTGTTCGCCCACTGTTTTACCTGCGGCAAGGACGTGATCGCCGCCACCCGCATCGCCCGTACCCTGGCCGATCAGGGCATCGCGGTGCTGCGCTTTGACTTCACCGGCTTGGGCAGTAGCGAGGGCGATTTCGCCAATACCACCTTTTCGAGTAATGTGTCGGACCTCGAGGCCGCCGCAAAGTTTCTCGGCGAAGAGCACCAGGCTCCGGCCCTGCTGATCGGCCACAGCCTGGGCGGCGCCGCCGTTCTGGCGGTGGCTCGAAGGCTGAAATCGGTACAGGCGGTAGTCACCATCGCCGCCCCCGCGTCCCCCAAGCACGTCGAACACCTGTTCGCCGATCAGGCCTGCGACATCCGCCAGGAAGGCCGCGCGCCAGTGACCATCGCCGGGCGCACCTTTGAGCTGGGAGCGGAACTGCTGGAGGACCTGGAGAACTGGCCACTGGAGGAAACCGTCGGCGCCCTGCGCAAACCTTTACTGATTTTCCACTCCCCTGTGGATCAGGTGGTCAACGTGGATGAAGCGGCAAAAATTTTCCAGGCCGCCAAACACCCCAAAAGCTTCGTCTCGCTGGACGACGCCGACCACCTGCTCAGCGATCAGAGCGATGCCGACTATGTCGCGCTCACTCTGGCCGCCTGGGCCAGTCGCTACCTGAAACTCGAGCCGGTCAAGGCGCAAAGTCACGACCGCCCCAGCGTCGAGGCCGGCGAAGTGCTGATTACCGAGCAGGATGCACACTTCCTGCGCGGGCTGTACACCGCCGACCACCAGTGGCAGGCGGACGAGCCGAAAGACAAGGGCGGCAGCAATGAGGGCCCCAACCCCTACGATCTACTATTGATGTCCTTGGGGGCCTGCACGTCCATGACGCTGCGCATGTACATCAATCACAAAAAGCTGCCAGTGGAGAATCTGGAAGTCCGTCTCAGGCATGAGCGCGTCCACGCCGAGGACTGCCAGGATTGTGAAGCCAAAGACGGCATGATCAGCGAAATTCACCGGGAGCTCCGCTATGATGGCTCGCTGAGCGACGAGCAACACCAACGGCTGTTGGACATCGCTGACAAGTGTCCGGTGCACAAAACGCTCAAGGGCGAAATCCGGATTCTCACCCGTAGCCCATTCGTCGCGTCATAACCACAGTCATCATGTCAAACCTCCGGCCCGAATGGGCCGGAGCCTGCGCTGATCACAATTCATCAAAAC from Marinimicrobium koreense encodes:
- the pbpG gene encoding D-alanyl-D-alanine endopeptidase, producing the protein MTLFNKVRSSSIARFLPCGALLALLLAPVVLAEETPDPERLRLASVSAAVAPIGAETPFYTKRADWSMPIASVTKLMTGLVVLESGASLNEWLTVEERHFPPAANAFSRLRPGSEAQRGDLLRIALMSSENYAAYLLARHHPEGYDAFIEAMNEKARSLGMTRTRFVDSSGLSDDNVSSAGDLLKLAQAAYGNETLRELSADGRHSVRFRKPGYTLHFGNTNPLVHSGRWDVDLTKTGYLTAAGRCLVMVTEMNGEPTAVVLLNSFGTRTPLGDAGRIRRWIENGTASTVAQAALRYEQETAERLSGQQVAESGAAQSP
- a CDS encoding bifunctional alpha/beta hydrolase/OsmC family protein, giving the protein MPRQKVEFTNAEGHTLAGALELPDSGTPKAFALFAHCFTCGKDVIAATRIARTLADQGIAVLRFDFTGLGSSEGDFANTTFSSNVSDLEAAAKFLGEEHQAPALLIGHSLGGAAVLAVARRLKSVQAVVTIAAPASPKHVEHLFADQACDIRQEGRAPVTIAGRTFELGAELLEDLENWPLEETVGALRKPLLIFHSPVDQVVNVDEAAKIFQAAKHPKSFVSLDDADHLLSDQSDADYVALTLAAWASRYLKLEPVKAQSHDRPSVEAGEVLITEQDAHFLRGLYTADHQWQADEPKDKGGSNEGPNPYDLLLMSLGACTSMTLRMYINHKKLPVENLEVRLRHERVHAEDCQDCEAKDGMISEIHRELRYDGSLSDEQHQRLLDIADKCPVHKTLKGEIRILTRSPFVAS
- a CDS encoding RNA polymerase sigma factor: MTLDFRSQLVALLPRLRRFALGLTASRDEADDLVQAACEKALVKQDQWQPDTRLDSWLYRIIQTQRIDHLRRAKRSPVSVPENAMPDLEDAQSADRAENEDLLRHTLKALEQLPEEQRAVMLLVVVEGHSYREVAEQLGIPQGTVMSRLARARLRVQELLAPTEQANEQP